The region CGGCCCGTCGCGGCTAGCCGCAGCAATGGAGCGCGTGCATTCCGCGCTGGGCGAACCGTCTTCGTCCAACGCATTCGAGCGGTTGAGCGGTGCACTCGCCGGCGGGCCAATCAGCCGGTTGTTCGTCCGAGTCGGCGGCATGCTCGTTCCGCTGCCGGTTGAACGAGTGTCATGGTTCAAGGCCGATGGCGACTACATCATCGCGCACGCGGGGAGCGCGCGCCACCTGCTGCATCTCTCGCTCAACCGCCTCGAGGCGCGTCTAGACTCGCGCCGGTTCCTGCGCGTGCATCGCACGCATATCGTGAACCTCGACCAGGTGCGCGCGTTCAAGCGCGATGCCAGCGGAAATCTGGAGGCGGACCTGCTCGATGGCGCACGCGTGCC is a window of Gemmatimonadaceae bacterium DNA encoding:
- a CDS encoding LytTR family DNA-binding domain-containing protein, producing MKVTAFVVDDEPVARAGLRAMLRAIDWVEVVGEAGDGESAVAGIQALQPELVFLDIQMPGLLGTEVVRRLERPPFVIFTTAFSEHAVTAFERGAVDYLLEPFGPSRLAAAMERVHSALGEPSSSNAFERLSGALAGGPISRLFVRVGGMLVPLPVERVSWFKADGDYIIAHAGSARHLLHLSLNRLEARLDSRRFLRVHRTHIVNLDQVRAFKRDASGNLEADLLDGARVPVSRARAQEIRSVGR